GTGTCCTTATATAGTTAACAAGCAAGAAACGTCGGCCTTTTTTCGCTTCCAAACTGTGtttcaaatttaattattttgttcTAGTTACAGTTAGTAAAACTAGTTTCTAAATGGGGATATGATCATGTGTACTAAGGGGTTTCATCATTGTATCGTTTGACTTTTGAAAAACAGAGAACACTGAGCTCAAGTACATTACTAGGACTTCCTGAAATGTCAAAATGCTATGCTGCCAGTCTAAATAAACATGTTATAATCATTGTATATTGAGAATGATTCTTGTAGTGATGAGTGACGACAGGATGTGCCAAACAAACTGAAGCCGCGATGGCGACTTCCAACTGAGATCGTAACAAGTGGCAGTCGACATTCTCAGCTGACTGTTCTATTGGCGATTTCCTGTATTTGTTTAATATCATTTTCGAAACGAGATCGACATTTTCGTTCCACGTCTCGATAGTGTCTCggaatgaaatgcataaaattgGGGATGCAACAGGAAAAATATCAGGTAGATTAAGAAGGCCTTATTGCCTTTATGGCTTCGCATACACGATTAATTTTGTTTGGATTTTAAATCCAGAATAAACCAGGGCAAGTAAAAGGCGTGAGCCCCGTCAGATTCCACGTGTGATGCTTTGTATTCAGgaaaggtaaaagaaaatggagtcagtttttatttattttttttttttagatgccaaattgtattttttcttttaaaggattACATGTTTTATCGTTTTATTTACACATGTCTTTACCAAACTCATTGCTGTTAGACAAAATcctacttttatttttattttttaaaatcttttcttcttctgactTAGGAAGATGCCTCGACAACGGTGTTGATGCCTTGCATGGTGGCAGTCCAAGCTTGGCGGGCTTCTGGAGTGAATTCTCCTCCCAATTTGGCAGCCAAGAAGTCGATCAAGACCTTGGACAAGTTCTGCATTTTGGAATTCATTGTAAAATTGATAAATTTTTAGTCCAATCTTTTCTGCTCACTTCATTTTCAGGGcattcaaaatttgaaaagctTTTACTTACATCGAAATGGGCACGGGTTGTTCCACGTCCTTTGTGTTGATTAGCCAAATCAACAAGTTGGGCATTCAAGGCATCCGGATTTCCCATGCAGCCGATCAATTCCGACAATTTGGTCAGCACGTTAACCGACAAGGTCTAATTGTGAGTTAATAGTTGTAAAGATAATTGATGATATCCAATTGAAAATGCTGTGTTGCACAATATCAGTATATACTTACTTTCAATGCAGCATTGTTCAATAGTTCTCCAGCGGGGACGTTGGCAATGGTTGGGAACATGGGCTGATATTCCGGATGGGCAGTCAACAATCTATCAAGAAGATTTTGATTGCAATCAAAATTAAGTACTTATTGTTTCTAAATTGCTATGGTACTCACGCCACATAGAAATGAGGAGCATGAGTATTCAAGTCTTTGTTGACGATGGCCCAGGTGTTCTGGACGGCAGAAACGTTGACGGTCTTCAGGGTGTCCATTTTATTTAGTTTATTCTGTTCAAAATGTAggatatatatttataaattttatattactTTGATAACACTAAATTTGAATTGGATTTTCAAATagggaaaattgaaaatgttttatcaaataagaattgatttttttttttttaaatgccaaaCTCACCCTTTGGTTAGTTAGCTGCTGCTGTGAGAATCTGACTGCTGACTGATGATGAGTTGATGGGTAAGACAACCGGCTTTTATAGTAGGACTTACTATATTTACAACGAGGAGGAGGGACTTCACGTGGAAgactttttgaaaaaaaggacgCTGTCCTAGTCACGTAGGCACGTGACGGGAAACGGAGCCAATGACAAATCGTCTTAAATATTTGGCTACGATTTGGTCATGCGCCAGTGGCGAAATATATAGGCCCATTTTAACCTTTCTTTAGAATTTGCAGATGAATGACTTGtctcttttttccccttccccTTCTCCATAGTATTGGCATGGCTTTCATTTGCCAAAAGAACAGATAGCGGGGTGAGAACAAAAAAGCTTGGCTGTCAAACCGGAACCCATTGCGAGCCTACGTGAAGGGTAACACGTATACCAGATAACGCAAAATGAGGTGTAGTGCCCTCCGGCATAAAGCCGGCAGGAAATCTCCAGTTGTCTTCGTTCACTCTATTGATTCGGTGCAACAAGGTCACTCTTCTTGTTCAAGTGAAATCATTTGTGTCTAATGCTTGCACCAAGTATAATTACTTTTAATGACGAGTTGTTCTCGTCTCTTGACTTTGTACAGAATTCCTTCTGGGATTTACTTGTCGAGTAAATTTGTTCGGCATAGACAACAGTTTCTGTATCGATAGtgtatttttctcttttgtagaCTAGCAAATGCACGTTGAATAGCATTCCATCACCCAATACTTTTTAAACCATTAAATCGAAAGTTTTTCATTAGATTGTCTATCAAGAAGCTTGACAGAAACAGCCAAAGGCATTGGCTCTATGTAAGTTGTCATTAAAAGAATCTGAATCAGCCGGTCGTGTAAAGTTGTCTTTGGAACTTAACCAAAGAAAGGATCGACAACGGGAGCCGAAGTAACAGGAGCAGGAGCAGCGGTTACTGGAGCGGGAGCAAGAGTAGCGGGAGCAGGGGCTGGAGCAGGGGCTGGAGCTGGAGCAGGGGCAGGAGCTGGGGCAGGAGCTGGAGCTGGAGCTGGAGCAGGGGCAGGAGCAGGAGCAGGGGCTGGAGCAGGGGCTGGAGCAGGGGCTGGAGCAGGGGCTGGAGCAGGGGCTGGAGCAGGGGCTGGGGCTGGAGCTGGAGCAGGGGCTGGAGCTACGGTAGGATAATACGGAGTAACGCTGTAGGTAGGTTGACCTGAAGCGTTCACTCCATTTTGTGTCACGTAACTAGTGATACCAGTGTTCAAGTTGGTAACCTGatttaacaatttaaaaaatcatacGAAAATATAACAAGATTGCAAGatgaaataatattttaatttgatttactTGACTGATGGGGTATCCAGTGCTAGAAGTTCCCACTGTGGTAACGCACGACCTGGTGCCATCGCTATTTGTCACCAGTGTTCCAGAACAGACGTAGTTGGTGTTGACTGGATAAGCTGTAGGTGTACAGTAAGTAGGCTGACTTACTGTGTTCGTACCAGTCTGTTGCACGTAATTCGTGGCGCCAGTGTTCAAGTTTGTGACCTGTAACACAAATGTATTGAAAATAGTGGGGATGGAAATGAATGAGAGTGCATTCATGCCCTAGTTGTAGATCATTTTAGATGGGCGTTGCTTATACCTGATAAATAGGATAGCCAGTGTTTGACGTGCCAACCTGGGTGACGCAAGATCGGCTACCATCGCTATTCGTGACCGTCTGTCCGGCGCAGGTGGTAGTGGCGGTAGTGGTGCTGGCGGGATATGTTGGCGTTACACTGTAAACCGGTTGTCCGACCGAATTGACACCGGTTTGTGTAACGTAGCTTGTGGCTCCTGTGTTCAAATTCGTTACCTACAAAAGAAGCTAAAAGTAGACATTCGTTAAAAATGATGTTCACACTTAATTCTCATACCGTCTGGATGGGATAGCCAAGGCTGGAAGTGCCGACTGTTGTGACGCAAGATCTTGTTCCATCACTGTTGGTTACAATTGTGCCCGTACAGGTATTGACGTAGGTTGTCATGGGGTACGTTGAGCTTACGCTGTAGGTGGGCTGGCCATTAGCATTGAAGCCATTTTGTGTTACGAAGCTAGTAACGCCAGTGTTTAGGTTTGTAACCTGTTTAATACAAATGTAACGTCTATATACGACATTAATTATAGTTTAATTCGTTTAACCCTGTAGATGGGGTAGCCAGTGCTGGAAATGCCAACTTGGGTAACGCAGGAACGCGTTCCATCTGCGTTGGCTACCAAAGTTCCAGCGCAAGTTGCATACTGCCTCTCTTCTGCCttcgaaaacgtaatacatttTTTCGTAAGATTGATTTATAACAAaaggaattttattttacctcATTGGCTGTAATGGCAGCCAAACTGCAAGCAATCAGTAACAAAATGCCGTAACGTAACATTTTAAGCAGCTACAACGTTTGTGACAGTTTTGCAATATCGAAATATTAAACTAATATTCGTCGTTCTAACTTCATCCTTTTTATACATCTCAGCTTACTACGATGTACGTTTATGTTCCTAGGTGGTGACGAAAAGTAAATACAAAATGTTTTTGCGGTTGTGCATCTTTCAGTCTCAATTTCTTCATACCTATTTGAAGTGTTATTCATTCGCTGACGTCAATTTGAACGTGGGAAACCGCACAGTTATTCATCTCAATTGTGGTAGAAAGTATCCCAGATGGGCACATATCTCTGGAATATGAAGAAAAGTCGTCTTTGttggatttttattttcctttgaGGTATTTCAATAGGGGAATtgaaggacaaaaaaaaagccataCATTTCACATTTGAATGAACGCCTGTGTACGACGGACTCAATTCAATTTGAACGCCATTTGTATTTCAATGAcgagaaaaaattattgtgcAAGTTACATAGCTCGCGTTTAGAATTTTATCTTTGCCACATACCACATGAATAATATGGTGGCATATTCAAAAGCTATTTACTTTTCGCATACGGTAGTTGTGGTAGTAGATTTTGCTGAGCACAACGTATGTTGCCAGAACACAACTCTTTCGTCGGCTGCCAGTCAAGCGAGATAACAGGCAAGAGTGGGAGTTGAATACAAAGCAAAAGCTTCTTGACGGTTCTACGTGACATTCGATTTGGCTGTAATTCTGCACAGCGAACAGTTTTCTCAATTGTCAATTCTAAACCTGTTCGTTTTTGCGTTTGCCCATTGTTGAACCGGCAATGTAGAAAGACCATTTCCCTAATTGCCGTCGCCGAATGGTGCTGCCACCTACTAATAAAGATcatcacttttttttaatttaaggATTGAAAACAAATCGCATCAATCATGAGAAAAAGGAAGCCCATTAAGTGGCCAATAAATCCAATTACACCCTAAGGAATGTTAAAAGTGCTTAGTTCTCCGATTTTCGTTAATGGTTCGACGATTGGATTCGTTCTTACTGGCTTCCTGGattaaaatcaaaagagaataCTTCTATATAATACTCTAGTCATCGACAAAAGAGAAATGTCAGCGGGGAAATGTTCAAGGTCATAAGTCTTAAACAGTCCTTTTGGAGGCCTGGAATAAAGATGACGTTGCATATTTTCGAATGCCGAAGGGCCTACAATCTCCCCCTCGGAACGAAAACGTGTCTGGTAATATGAAAGGGATGATAATATCCAACTTGTTTTTCtctattcttatttttatatttttaagaAATTCTGAAACACTAGGCATTGTTATGAGCTTTTTTGTATACAGTTCTGGTCAGTCGTGTGTGTCTTTGGGGCAACTCAGCATGctttctgatgctgtttagttaTTCTATAATTGTCCTCAGCCTTTTCAAATAGTTTTTCGATCAAAATTTATTCGTTTCAATGCGTTTTATGCGTTCAACGGACAAGAGTTTCAGTCAATATTTTCCAACAATAAGCCATTCGTCGATCACCATTTCCCATCACTGAACGATAAACGAACACAAAATGATTACCGAAATTCTGATAGTAGTCATACTCTTTGCCCTGCTCGTCAAAGCATCCATTCGACCGTCTAATTTCCCACCGGGTAagcccattttcttttatacaaTGTCCtaataaaagcattagtttgaCACCTTCCAAGTAGCACTGCTGAAAAGTTTTGAGTAGCAATTGTCAATCAGTCCAGGTAATGCCAAGTGATGAGAAAAGTTTTGCATGCATCAACACAATCCGAAGGATATTTTCCAACCAGGGTACAGCACAGACACCTTAACTATGTCAGAGTTGCCACAGTCTGTGTTACTAAATCTTAGATAAGTAACTTTGCTAGTGCTTCAGTAATGTTGTGAGGACAGGAAGGATATTCTCGCGATTTCGTCCAAGTATGTTCGTGTCAATCGGACTCCTCCTTTCTCATTATGCGTACGCCAGTAACTTTAGCTTGTATACATTTCCAGCTACAACAGTAGACCTAATTAAATTATAGGAATGTAATACACCCTAATGATCAATAATGATGTGtcacttctttttctcttcaatcAAAAGGACCTAGAGGACTGCCTTTGGCGGGTTACATCCCATTCCTATCGAAACTTGATCCGGAATATCCTCATCTGGGACTCAAAAAGTTAGCCGATCAATACGGACCAGTAACGGGCTTCTATTTAGGACCTAGTCAGCCGTTCATTTCCGTCTGTGGATACGAAGCTATCAAAGAAGCACTATACAATGATGATCTTGCTGGACGACCTGACAATGCAGCTAGAAGGGAACGAACTTTTGGTCAACGACTCGGTAAAATGTTGTCCAATAATTTAAATCAGGCATTcttaatgttttttatttatttatttattaaaggTGTTGTGCATAATGATGGGCCAGAATGGCAAGAACAACGGAGATTTTCTCTACGTCATTTAAGAGATTTAGGTTTTGGAAAGACTTCGTCCGAGGGATTGATTCGTGAAGAAATTGATGATTTGATGGATGAAATACGTTTGCAATCAGGGCGTAATCAGCCGGTGGATTTCAAAGGCATGTTTAACTTGTCGCTAATTAACATTTTATGGGCGTTGATTGGTGGGGAACGGTTCAAAAGGGATGATGTCCGACTAGCCCGCCTCCTCGATATTGTCGACAGTTTCATCCACAGTGCAAATTTCACGCGGGCAAATATTCCATTTCCGGCGATTTTCCTACGCCTTTTCCCATCTACGACGAGGAATTTCCTGGGATTACGAAACGATCTTTTTACTCCGCTTCAAGATTTCATTCGggtaagaataaaaaaaaaaaaaagataaagtCAACAAATTTCTTCTTGATACCAATACGTTCAAACAGGATAGAATTCAGGAGCATGTCAAGGATCGATCAGATGATGAACAGAGAGATTTTATTGACGTCTATCTACAAGAAATGACGAAGCGTCAATCTGAAGGAGATTCTTCATTTCACGGTACAACTAATCAACATTCATTCTAGATCAAAAGGAATAAGACTCCAACAGAGTGGGGAAATGTCTATAGAGAACCAGTTGATAGGAGTCattattgatttatttatcGCTGGAGCCGAAACTACGAGCGGTTCTATCGGTTTCGCTCTTTTGTATCTTTTACATCATCCAGAAATCCagcaaaaaattcaaaaagaactCGACCAAGTTTGTGGTGATTCTCTACCTCAGTTGGCCCATCGTTCCAGGTTCTCGTTATACAACTGTTTTATAATAACAACAATGTTTCTTGTTTCAACATTTcctctcccccttttttgtgCACTAATCAAGTTTGCTGTATACGGAAGCCGTTCTGATGGAAGCACAGCGTCTTGCAAACATCACTCCGTTGGCTGTAGCTCACAAAGCTTTAAGGGACACTCATCTCCATGGCTATTCTATTCCTAAGGTAAACCCTTTGTTAACTTTGAAAAGATGagattttaaaatcaaatatttgttctgcttaaaaaaacataatattTCTCATGTTGGCTGTTTCCTTGTCTcctgaaaaaaacaaggaaagtATCGTGACAGTGAATCTTTTTACGGTTCACCATGACAATGATTTTTGGAAAGAGCCGGAAATTTTCCGTCCTGAGAGGCACTTGACTCCAGACGGCAGAAAATTGATCAAAACTGATCACCTCTTACCGTTCAGCGCTGGTaatatttaaatttcttcAACATTCCAACAGGTGGTTTGACCTGTGTAATATTTTTACCATTTTAGGCAAAAGGGCTTGTTTAGGAGAGCCCTTGGCTCGTAATACGTATTTCTTGTTTATGACTTCCTTGCTAAAAACATTCGAATTCCGGCCTATCCCTGATCGCCCTTTACCAACACTCAAACCCAAAAATGGTTTGACATTAGGCTACGACGGATTTGAAGCCATTGTCACCCCAAGAACTTGAGAAACTCGATATTTTTCTACaatgacattttttaaagaaattaatcAGTTTTTATTAATGCGTAGAATTTTATAGAAAATAAAGATTGTATTGGCCAACGTTGTGGATAACCTCGAGAGACATTAGAAGTAGAAAAGCCTTTGATTTGAAGAAATCAGGCGCTGCGCTGTGAAAAAAACCTGCTTTCAGCATAAGCTTGCCCGCATAGTTTGGCCAGCATCAAAAGGACTTACGCAGCAaagataaaacatttttctttttgatttttcttttctttatagGCACACGTCTAATTATGTGACATAGTTGCAAATGAAAAATCTGGGTCCGTCTTCTTTTGATCAAAATAGCTGTGATTGGCGAATCCCCGAATGAGTGGAACGATATGGAAGTAATAAAGAAATCCTTATTATTTCAATCCCGAGATCTGCATGGATACACGTAGAATCCTCTTTGAAAAGAAGACAGATTCATAAATATTAAGTACATATCTACAAGCTCTTTTGTTCAAACAAGTGGTACGCAGTATGTGTTTATACagctcttttgattttttaaacaaaaacttcaattttcttttgttaccTTAAAGATCTTCGACTGTTGCGGCGCATTCGACAGATCCCCCGAGAAAATTACGTAAGGTGCATGAGATTTGATTTACGTGACGAAGCCATGAGTAGCACCGAAAAAatgattattttaaaatgttaaagCAAAGTTCTAAATGTAaagatttttccctttttgtttcagGGTAAATAATATCACCATAGCGACGCGTAACATGTCTCAGCAATCCTAGCAGCAGCCAAGCAGCCGTTCCTTTATAGACCAAAGAAACGGGTAGGATCTGCGACATCagcagtatacatatggaAACTTATTATACCCCTTTCCGGAGGAACGCACGTCTACGAGATGGTAGAACCTCcaaatcgatttctttttgtttttttttttttgttctgtctACTCCTTTTTCACGTTTGCCCGACTAATGTTTGTTTCTCTGCCCTACGTCAGTAGAAAAAGAactgatttctctttttttttttttttttttttttagggaatCTTTACGTATACGTACAAAAacactcaattttttttgttatctagGAAGAAGGCAACAATACGGGTCCTGATGGAGCCAGCGGGACTCCCAACACATGTaataggggaaaaaaaaggcagtgAGAAAAAACTAGATCAGTAATTGGATGATACGAGAGGTACTCACACAGCAAAGGGTAACAGCAGGCGCCATTTCACTTGCAGCAAAAAATCGGGTAAGTTAATGATTTTGCCAAATATCTCCGTTAAGGCTTTCCAATATTTAGAATGAGCGTGTTGTGCGTGAACTTCTATTTAAACGTGCCGATCTTTCGCCTTTGAGACCCTCGTCAACACCGTCAGCGCGTAGGGAATCAGGTCGAATCTTAACGTTTAAATCGAATAAGAGgttttttttacgtaaaaaACTTGACTTTATATTCTGTCGATATCACTAATTAGATGGGGATATAACATAGTGATAGAAACCCAAGATTTTCCttataaggaaaaaaatatgtgtGGGGGCGAACTTGTATTGCGAtacggaaaaaaacaacaattagATTAGAATAAATCACTAACTGACAGTATCAATTACTCCTCTTCATATACATAATTCAACTTTCCTCAGTTTTAATTAGTGAGTCTTAAGAAGCGCAAACTTTGAACTTTTTACAGACATGTACAGGGAAAAAGGTGGGCTGAAATGTTGTTTGATTTATCAGACTGGAAACTATTCATTCTCTTTGTAACTTGCTCACATAAATTTGTATCTAATTACTAAGAAACAAATTGTTTCTCGTTTCTTCAAGAGTAAGTTCCCTTCTGATTTCGTTTGTGCACGCAGGTGACGCCATATAAAGTTATTATTCCCTTTGCCGTGTTCTTGTTACACGGATTCTTGGTATTCTTGGCAAAACTAATAGAGGGAACTATTTCCTGATTTGTACAAACATAATTTATATTACACGTCCGATTCTGAGCCAATTATTTAAATAGTCTATAGATTTAAATAGGATAGAAATgaatatgaaaatattattcgACGTTTCTAGGATTTTTAAAGGTTGTCATTTTATTCGATGTATTGTGTTCAATTTTTATGGTGGaagttgtttaaaaaaacgatTTCGACGGAAGTTATACGTGGGTGGAATTTTCACTTTCGATTGCCATTATTACACAAAGAACCTGATTCTTTATgtagaataaaaagaaaaatcttttgaCATCCCTCACATTATAATTGGATTTCTCTCTTGTAAACCCTTCCCTGCTTTTTAGAACTGTATTTACAAATGTATTTCTACCGTACGAATCTAGCACGTAATCTTATTTATAGATTAGTCCAGCACTTGGTATTTCTTTATTCCTTTGCTCGTTCAAGTGTCACTTAGTTCTCGAGTTTCAACACCTGCTGCAGCACAGTCCTCCATATCTAATAGTAGTCTATTTTCAAAATGGTCATGATAGCACAAGCAGATGGATTCGCAATTACATTTTCCATGTGTGTAACCCACTATTACCCATATCCATCCTatacaattaaaaataacattaacgtacataagtaaaaaaatttatatttttaattattgtgTCCTCTTTATTTATGTGGCATTTTATTTCGAGGAATATGGAGCCCCGCTTTTATTGTTGGCGTCCAGCAACATCAGTCTGCATGGTGAGATTATTGCCCCAGATCTCATATTACTTTTGTCGATCCTTTTCTTATGGGAGAAAGAGGAATGACTCGATGCGGAATGAATCGAGAACGAACCTTTACGGAGTTGATCCCTCATGTTCACGCCACCAACAGTATCAAATCATCGGTTGGATACGTTACATCGGATACGTTTCCAACATGGAAGA
This genomic stretch from Daphnia magna isolate NIES linkage group LG10, ASM2063170v1.1, whole genome shotgun sequence harbors:
- the LOC116932991 gene encoding mucin-1, yielding MLRYGILLLIACSLAAITANEAEERQYATCAGTLVANADGTRSCVTQVGISSTGYPIYRVTNLNTGVTSFVTQNGFNANGQPTYSVSSTYPMTTYVNTCTGTIVTNSDGTRSCVTTVGTSSLGYPIQTVTNLNTGATSYVTQTGVNSVGQPVYSVTPTYPASTTTATTTCAGQTVTNSDGSRSCVTQVGTSNTGYPIYQVTNLNTGATNYVQQTGTNTVSQPTYCTPTAYPVNTNYVCSGTLVTNSDGTRSCVTTVGTSSTGYPISQVTNLNTGITSYVTQNGVNASGQPTYSVTPYYPTVAPAPAPAPAPAPAPAPAPAPAPAPAPAPAPAPAPAPAPAPAPAPAPAPAPAPAPAPAPAPAPAPATLAPAPVTAAPAPVTSAPVVDPFFG
- the LOC116932985 gene encoding methyl farnesoate epoxidase isoform X2 is translated as MPKGLQSPPRNENVSGPRGLPLAGYIPFLSKLDPEYPHLGLKKLADQYGPVTGFYLGPSQPFISVCGYEAIKEALYNDDLAGRPDNAARRERTFGQRLGVVHNDGPEWQEQRRFSLRHLRDLGFGKTSSEGLIREEIDDLMDEIRLQSGRNQPVDFKGMFNLSLINILWALIGGERFKRDDVRLARLLDIVDSFIHSANFTRANIPFPAIFLRLFPSTTRNFLGLRNDLFTPLQDFIRDRIQEHVKDRSDDEQRDFIDVYLQEMTKRQSEGDSSFHENQLIGVIIDLFIAGAETTSGSIGFALLYLLHHPEIQQKIQKELDQVCGDSLPQLAHRSSLLYTEAVLMEAQRLANITPLAVAHKALRDTHLHGYSIPKESIVTVNLFTVHHDNDFWKEPEIFRPERHLTPDGRKLIKTDHLLPFSAGKRACLGEPLARNTYFLFMTSLLKTFEFRPIPDRPLPTLKPKNGLTLGYDGFEAIVTPRT
- the LOC116932985 gene encoding methyl farnesoate epoxidase isoform X1; protein product: MITEILIVVILFALLVKASIRPSNFPPGPRGLPLAGYIPFLSKLDPEYPHLGLKKLADQYGPVTGFYLGPSQPFISVCGYEAIKEALYNDDLAGRPDNAARRERTFGQRLGVVHNDGPEWQEQRRFSLRHLRDLGFGKTSSEGLIREEIDDLMDEIRLQSGRNQPVDFKGMFNLSLINILWALIGGERFKRDDVRLARLLDIVDSFIHSANFTRANIPFPAIFLRLFPSTTRNFLGLRNDLFTPLQDFIRDRIQEHVKDRSDDEQRDFIDVYLQEMTKRQSEGDSSFHENQLIGVIIDLFIAGAETTSGSIGFALLYLLHHPEIQQKIQKELDQVCGDSLPQLAHRSSLLYTEAVLMEAQRLANITPLAVAHKALRDTHLHGYSIPKESIVTVNLFTVHHDNDFWKEPEIFRPERHLTPDGRKLIKTDHLLPFSAGKRACLGEPLARNTYFLFMTSLLKTFEFRPIPDRPLPTLKPKNGLTLGYDGFEAIVTPRT